A single region of the Enterococcus mundtii genome encodes:
- the kdpB gene encoding potassium-transporting ATPase subunit KdpB, whose product MKTIYVWAIKEAFVKLDPRQQIKNPVMFMVYIGAILATILCFEQTTVPLWFTITITCLLWITLLFANFAEAVAEGRGKAQANSLKQAKKEVVTYKINRLEDIENQEFIEIKSSDLKKGDLIYVVSGQQIPADGDVIEGAASVDESAITGESAPVIRESGGDRSAVTGGTTVVSDYLVIRVTSENGHSFLDQMISMVEGTQRKKTPNEIGLQIFLITLTIIFLAVSVSLVPFTEFSSQLSGKGAPIATIVVIALFVCLAPTTIGALISSIGIAGMSRLTKENVIAMSGRAIEAAGDVDVLLLDKTGTITLGNRRASEFLPVNGVTEQQLADAAQLSSLADETAEGRSIVILAKEKFALRERIFEKSEVKFIDFSAQTRMSGMDYRGDQIRKGAADTIKKYVQARGGQYPEECAHIVAKVAQAGGTPLVVVKNDQVMGVIYLKDIVKNGVQENFADMRKMGIKTIMITGDNPLTAAAIAAEAGVDDFLAEATPENKMDLIRDYQEKGHLVAMTGDGTNDAPALAQADVAVAMNTGTQAAKEAGNMIDLDSSPTKLLKVVRIGKQLLMTRGALTTFSIANDVAKYFAVIPVLFYGIYPELAQLNIMALGSPLTAILSAVIYNAVIIVALIPLALKGVKYTEKPASQILRHNLLVYGLGGLIAPFIFIKLIDLVLSFFLI is encoded by the coding sequence ATGAAAACTATTTATGTATGGGCAATCAAAGAAGCCTTTGTCAAATTAGACCCAAGACAACAAATCAAAAACCCAGTGATGTTCATGGTCTACATCGGAGCGATCTTAGCGACGATCCTTTGTTTTGAACAAACAACCGTGCCTTTATGGTTTACTATAACGATCACCTGTTTGTTATGGATCACTTTATTGTTTGCAAATTTTGCCGAAGCAGTGGCAGAAGGTCGCGGAAAAGCGCAAGCAAATAGCTTGAAGCAAGCAAAAAAAGAAGTAGTCACTTATAAGATCAATCGCTTAGAAGACATTGAAAACCAAGAATTTATTGAGATCAAATCTTCTGATCTCAAAAAGGGGGATCTGATTTACGTAGTATCGGGTCAACAAATTCCGGCGGATGGTGATGTAATCGAAGGAGCTGCTTCAGTGGACGAAAGTGCCATTACAGGGGAATCAGCGCCAGTAATCCGTGAATCAGGGGGCGATCGAAGTGCCGTTACTGGTGGGACGACGGTGGTTTCTGATTACTTGGTGATCCGTGTGACATCCGAAAATGGACACTCCTTTTTAGATCAAATGATTTCAATGGTGGAAGGGACACAACGAAAGAAAACCCCGAATGAGATCGGGTTACAAATCTTTTTGATCACGTTAACGATCATCTTTTTAGCGGTCTCTGTTAGTTTAGTTCCTTTTACCGAATTCAGTAGTCAGCTGTCAGGTAAAGGGGCGCCGATTGCGACGATCGTTGTCATTGCTTTATTCGTATGTTTAGCGCCAACGACGATCGGTGCATTGATTTCATCGATCGGAATTGCTGGAATGAGTCGATTAACGAAAGAAAACGTGATTGCAATGAGTGGTCGTGCCATCGAAGCAGCGGGAGATGTTGATGTATTACTGTTAGATAAAACAGGAACGATTACTTTAGGAAATCGTCGGGCAAGTGAGTTTTTACCGGTCAATGGCGTCACAGAACAACAATTAGCTGATGCAGCACAACTTTCATCTTTAGCAGATGAGACGGCAGAAGGCCGCAGTATTGTCATTTTAGCTAAAGAAAAATTTGCTTTGCGGGAACGTATTTTTGAAAAATCTGAAGTGAAATTCATTGATTTTAGTGCGCAAACCCGCATGAGCGGCATGGATTATCGTGGCGATCAGATCCGTAAAGGTGCCGCAGATACGATCAAGAAATATGTGCAGGCACGTGGTGGACAATATCCAGAAGAATGTGCTCACATCGTTGCAAAAGTTGCCCAAGCTGGCGGAACTCCTTTGGTGGTTGTAAAAAATGATCAAGTGATGGGGGTCATTTATCTCAAAGATATTGTAAAAAATGGCGTACAGGAAAACTTCGCAGATATGCGTAAAATGGGGATTAAAACTATCATGATCACAGGAGATAATCCTTTGACAGCAGCGGCGATTGCGGCTGAGGCGGGGGTCGACGACTTTCTCGCAGAAGCAACACCTGAAAATAAAATGGATCTTATTCGTGACTATCAAGAAAAAGGTCATCTTGTAGCAATGACAGGTGATGGAACGAATGATGCGCCAGCATTAGCACAAGCGGATGTGGCAGTGGCGATGAATACAGGGACACAAGCAGCAAAAGAAGCGGGCAATATGATCGATTTAGATTCTAGTCCAACGAAGCTATTGAAGGTCGTACGTATCGGTAAACAATTATTGATGACTAGAGGTGCTTTGACCACGTTTAGTATTGCAAATGACGTCGCAAAATATTTTGCTGTGATCCCAGTCTTGTTTTATGGGATCTATCCCGAATTGGCCCAATTGAATATCATGGCATTAGGTAGTCCTCTTACAGCGATTTTATCGGCTGTTATCTATAATGCAGTGATTATTGTCGCATTGATTCCTTTAGCGTTAAAAGGAGTCAAGTATACAGAAAAACCTGCCAGTCAGATTTTGCGGCATAATCTATTGGTCTATGGATTAGGTGGTTTAATTGCCCCATTCATATTCATCAAACTGATCGATCTCGTTTTGAGCTTTTTCTTAATATAA
- the asnB gene encoding asparagine synthase (glutamine-hydrolyzing), which yields MCGIVGFVNDKDNKKAIINDMMDRIIHRGPNSSGEYIDRDVALGFRRLSIIDLEGGTQPIYNEDQTKIIIFNGEIYNYQPLRKELIDAGHIFKTHADTEVLLHGYEEWGTELLQKVRGMFAFAIWDNEKKELFGARDHFGIKPYYYAEMNGTLMFGSEIKSFLPHPDFNKELNREALKPYMTFQYSPLNGETFFKGVYRLPEGHYFTYKDGHMDIQQYWDANFEEKGTQSRQEWIDQIDETVKASIEAHTISDVEVGSFLSSGVDSSYVTSVLKPDHSFSIGFDDKTYNEAIEARKLTEMLDLDNTAAVIDGDMSFKAFPLIQYHLDEPDSNPSCVPLYFLANLAAQSVRVVQSGEGADELFAGYQSYGFHTNSKFIRVIAQGLKKLPKGTRYNLGRKIGKMRNFHGRIHLYESLAPAKEYFIGHARIFEENEAANLLTPEFQQAPTVKEIMAEHYAKTEGIQDEINKMQYVDLHQWMPKDILLKADKLSMASSLEVRVPLLDIEVMKLAQQIPSKYLLNQNNTKDVFRQAANKHLPEEWSNRVKLGFPVPIKAWLKEEHGYHQVKELFEADFAKEFFDQAKIIKLLDDHHEGRSEEQRKIWTIFSFLTWYKVYFVDETIPQAEPIQYVTV from the coding sequence ATGTGCGGAATCGTAGGATTTGTTAATGACAAAGATAATAAAAAAGCAATCATAAATGACATGATGGATCGCATCATTCACCGCGGACCGAATAGTTCAGGTGAATACATTGATCGTGATGTGGCTTTGGGTTTTAGACGTCTAAGTATTATTGACTTAGAAGGGGGCACACAGCCCATTTACAATGAAGACCAAACAAAAATCATTATTTTTAATGGAGAAATCTACAACTATCAACCACTTAGAAAAGAATTGATCGATGCAGGTCATATTTTTAAAACCCATGCTGATACAGAAGTTTTATTACATGGCTATGAAGAATGGGGAACTGAGTTATTGCAAAAAGTACGTGGGATGTTTGCTTTTGCGATTTGGGATAATGAGAAAAAAGAATTATTCGGTGCAAGAGATCATTTTGGGATCAAACCGTATTACTATGCTGAAATGAACGGAACTTTGATGTTTGGTTCTGAAATCAAGAGTTTTTTACCACATCCAGACTTCAATAAAGAATTGAATCGGGAAGCATTGAAACCATATATGACGTTCCAATATTCTCCTTTAAATGGGGAAACATTCTTTAAAGGCGTCTATCGTTTACCAGAAGGTCATTATTTCACTTACAAAGATGGCCACATGGATATCCAACAGTATTGGGATGCGAACTTTGAAGAAAAAGGCACACAAAGCCGTCAAGAATGGATCGATCAAATTGATGAAACTGTGAAAGCATCGATCGAAGCACACACGATCAGTGATGTGGAAGTTGGCTCGTTCTTATCAAGTGGGGTCGATTCAAGTTATGTGACTTCTGTTTTGAAACCAGACCATTCATTCTCAATAGGCTTTGATGATAAAACCTATAATGAAGCAATCGAGGCACGTAAATTAACAGAAATGCTTGACTTGGATAACACCGCAGCTGTCATTGATGGAGACATGTCGTTTAAGGCTTTCCCTTTGATCCAATACCATTTAGATGAACCAGATTCTAATCCATCTTGTGTACCGTTATATTTCTTAGCGAATCTTGCGGCACAAAGTGTACGAGTGGTCCAATCTGGTGAAGGGGCAGATGAATTATTTGCTGGCTATCAATCATATGGCTTCCACACAAATTCAAAATTTATCCGAGTGATTGCTCAAGGATTGAAAAAATTACCGAAAGGCACTCGCTATAACTTAGGTAGAAAAATCGGTAAGATGCGTAATTTCCATGGTAGGATTCATCTATATGAATCTTTAGCGCCTGCCAAAGAATATTTTATCGGACATGCACGGATCTTTGAAGAAAACGAAGCGGCCAACTTGTTGACGCCAGAATTTCAACAAGCCCCAACAGTCAAAGAAATCATGGCAGAACATTATGCGAAAACGGAAGGAATCCAAGACGAGATCAACAAGATGCAATATGTTGATTTACACCAATGGATGCCAAAAGATATTTTGTTAAAAGCCGATAAACTTTCAATGGCAAGTTCACTGGAAGTGCGGGTACCACTTCTTGATATCGAAGTAATGAAATTAGCGCAACAAATCCCAAGTAAGTATTTATTGAATCAAAACAATACAAAAGATGTCTTTAGACAAGCTGCGAACAAGCATCTGCCTGAAGAATGGTCAAATCGTGTAAAACTTGGTTTCCCTGTACCGATCAAAGCTTGGCTGAAAGAAGAACATGGCTATCACCAAGTAAAAGAATTATTTGAAGCTGATTTTGCGAAAGAGTTCTTTGATCAAGCGAAGATCATCAAATTACTTGATGACCATCATGAAGGTAGAAGTGAAGAACAGCGTAAGATTTGGACGATTTTCAGTTTCTTGACGTGGTACAAAGTTTATTTTGTGGATGAAACGATTCCTCAAGCTGAACCGATCCAATATGTAACAGTTTAG
- a CDS encoding DUF2188 domain-containing protein, protein MPWNMKDFPPAMKNLEELTKKKAIDIGNALLDEGYPDDRAIPIAISQAKEWVESADEKEKKAFSKEKNPQKNDKHDSNPRAAKLLDATVEVKFEEDHWIVRSKGAEKASNHFDHKEDAIEKGKEVARNKETSLMIYKKDGTFEREVHY, encoded by the coding sequence ATGCCTTGGAATATGAAAGATTTTCCACCAGCCATGAAGAACTTGGAAGAATTGACCAAAAAGAAAGCAATCGATATCGGCAATGCGCTTTTAGATGAAGGCTATCCTGATGATCGTGCAATCCCGATTGCGATCAGTCAAGCGAAAGAATGGGTTGAAAGTGCAGATGAGAAAGAGAAGAAAGCTTTCTCAAAAGAGAAAAATCCACAAAAAAATGACAAGCATGATAGCAATCCGCGAGCAGCCAAATTATTAGACGCCACAGTCGAAGTCAAATTCGAAGAAGATCATTGGATCGTTCGCTCTAAAGGCGCTGAAAAAGCAAGCAATCACTTCGATCATAAAGAAGACGCCATTGAAAAAGGAAAAGAAGTAGCTCGTAATAAAGAAACATCCTTGATGATCTATAAAAAAGATGGCACATTTGAGCGAGAAGTCCATTACTGA
- a CDS encoding TetR/AcrR family transcriptional regulator: MRRKVYTKDQILKAAYEVVAKEGFKGFTARNIAKKMGISTQPIYLEFKNMEDLKNTLLDVIFQQLEEEVFPVERTGDKIIDLGLNYIYFAKKNHSLYMALYIDEHGNGQKMHDFSYNYFRKLLKEDARYKDLSEEYIDALHTGTWVTITGIASLMSSSIMHPTEEQIISIIKTTVDSVLAIENPEKIR, encoded by the coding sequence ATGAGAAGAAAAGTCTATACGAAGGATCAAATTCTGAAAGCTGCATATGAAGTTGTTGCTAAAGAAGGATTTAAAGGTTTCACTGCACGAAATATCGCGAAGAAGATGGGGATATCTACCCAACCGATTTACTTAGAGTTCAAAAATATGGAAGATTTAAAAAATACGCTATTAGATGTCATCTTCCAACAGTTAGAAGAAGAAGTGTTTCCTGTAGAGCGTACAGGCGATAAAATCATTGATTTAGGATTGAATTATATTTATTTCGCTAAGAAAAACCATAGCCTTTATATGGCTTTATATATCGATGAGCATGGAAATGGTCAAAAGATGCATGATTTTTCTTATAATTATTTCCGCAAGTTATTAAAAGAGGACGCCCGCTATAAAGATTTATCGGAAGAGTATATTGATGCGCTTCATACTGGTACTTGGGTAACCATCACTGGTATTGCTTCATTGATGTCTTCTAGTATTATGCATCCGACTGAAGAGCAAATCATTTCGATCATCAAAACGACGGTCGATTCTGTACTTGCAATTGAAAATCCAGAAAAAATACGCTAA
- the rpmG gene encoding 50S ribosomal protein L33, with product MGGKIMRVNITLECTSCKERNYLTNKNKRNNPDRLEKQKYCPRERKVTLHRETK from the coding sequence ATGGGAGGGAAAATCATGCGCGTAAACATTACTTTAGAGTGTACTTCTTGTAAAGAACGTAACTACCTAACTAACAAAAACAAACGTAACAATCCTGATCGTTTGGAAAAGCAAAAATATTGCCCACGCGAACGTAAAGTTACTTTGCACCGCGAAACAAAATAA
- a CDS encoding sensor histidine kinase, protein MERQDVSEMLHQREKSRGRLRVYFGFAAGVGKTYAMLAEAQELSVLGKDIVVGYIEPHDRPDTNQLLEGLPQIPLKEVTYKGLTLSEPNIDAIIKRQPEIVLIDELAHSNAPGSRNRKRYQDIEELLNAGINVHTTINVQHIESLNDIVEEVTGIEVKETVPDTFFQQATLKVIDVEPDELIDRLAQGKIYADENAKRALQHFFIPKKLEQLRGLAIQRASDHINRVIGKTNGVQSKLITIVQDAFPKMAEKSIRWTARLAQGLGAEWIVLYIRSDDRLQGTNDLAEKLGAEVVVIEEDHSFETIVEYAKLVGATDLIIGKNLAKPWTERLFSEELDVRLLKRLPETELHLIPYKEKRSTILSHSKKLVEGGGKDFAISLICVFVATLLTEVMQYLHFGEQNLMLVYIFFILLVARLTSGYFWSALSSILSVLAFNWFFVEPLYSLTVYKQGYPITLVIMLIVALMISNLMVRLKKQAVHAREKEQQMEILYELNKQFVLAEDQQQIVELSATYLGRLLDREVIFFDKHAIKLSQYTPKDAPFLLDHPEEAAVAYWTAKNQKDSGYGTDTLSGAKGFYLPIVANGKTLAVLGIRRSRGLPIEDSQLNYLRLVLTQLAVILEQTELKNEKEQIELENEREKVRSNLLRAISHDLRTPLTAISGIAETLLQTDEELKQATRQKLLTDIQTESQWLIRMVENLLSITRINMDTMQVKKTTEPIEEIIEAVYEHVTKVYPDKELLVHLPTAVLFVEVDPILIEQAMFNLVENAFRHGSTQGQVEVSVFQEGQQVICEVKNDGEISLKQYEKIQMNLSNEEEVPIDSKNGLGIGLSIVKTIIHAHNGKLEMAVSEGKTVVRIYLNKSEEVTLHEESTID, encoded by the coding sequence ATGGAAAGACAGGATGTTTCAGAAATGTTACACCAGCGTGAAAAAAGCCGAGGACGTCTACGGGTGTATTTTGGTTTCGCGGCGGGAGTCGGCAAGACGTATGCAATGCTGGCGGAAGCACAAGAGCTGAGCGTACTAGGTAAAGACATTGTGGTAGGCTATATCGAACCTCATGATCGCCCGGATACGAACCAATTATTAGAAGGATTACCACAGATTCCTTTAAAAGAAGTGACGTATAAGGGGCTGACTTTGAGTGAACCTAATATCGATGCCATTATCAAACGTCAGCCAGAGATCGTTTTGATCGATGAATTAGCCCATAGTAATGCGCCAGGATCAAGAAATCGCAAGCGATATCAAGATATCGAAGAATTATTGAATGCAGGAATCAATGTCCATACGACGATCAACGTCCAACATATTGAAAGCTTGAATGATATCGTTGAAGAAGTGACTGGGATCGAAGTAAAAGAAACGGTTCCGGATACGTTTTTCCAACAGGCGACATTGAAGGTGATCGATGTGGAACCAGATGAATTGATCGATCGTTTAGCGCAAGGGAAAATCTATGCTGATGAAAATGCAAAACGCGCCTTGCAGCACTTCTTTATTCCTAAAAAATTGGAACAGTTACGAGGTCTAGCGATTCAACGGGCTTCGGATCATATCAATCGTGTGATCGGTAAAACAAATGGTGTCCAAAGTAAATTGATCACGATCGTTCAAGATGCTTTCCCTAAAATGGCTGAGAAAAGTATTCGGTGGACTGCTCGGTTAGCTCAAGGCTTGGGGGCAGAATGGATCGTGCTATACATTCGTTCCGATGATCGTTTACAAGGGACGAATGACTTAGCGGAGAAACTTGGCGCAGAAGTCGTGGTGATCGAGGAGGACCATTCATTTGAAACGATCGTCGAATATGCTAAACTGGTCGGCGCAACCGATTTGATCATCGGTAAAAATTTGGCGAAACCGTGGACGGAGCGATTGTTTTCAGAAGAGCTGGATGTACGACTGCTCAAACGATTGCCAGAAACTGAACTTCACTTGATTCCTTATAAAGAAAAACGTTCAACCATCCTTTCCCATTCCAAGAAACTAGTGGAAGGGGGAGGAAAAGATTTTGCGATTTCATTGATCTGTGTGTTCGTAGCAACGCTCTTGACTGAAGTGATGCAATATCTTCACTTTGGAGAACAAAACTTGATGTTGGTGTACATTTTCTTTATCTTACTTGTTGCCCGTTTGACCTCTGGCTATTTTTGGAGCGCATTATCTTCTATTTTAAGTGTCTTAGCTTTCAACTGGTTTTTTGTCGAGCCGCTGTATTCCTTGACCGTATATAAACAAGGTTATCCGATTACTTTAGTCATCATGCTGATCGTTGCACTGATGATCAGTAATTTGATGGTTCGTCTGAAAAAACAGGCTGTCCATGCCAGAGAAAAAGAACAACAGATGGAAATTCTGTATGAACTGAACAAGCAGTTTGTTTTAGCAGAAGATCAGCAACAAATCGTTGAATTATCTGCCACTTATTTAGGTAGACTATTGGATCGGGAAGTGATTTTCTTTGATAAACATGCCATCAAGCTAAGCCAATATACACCAAAAGATGCCCCATTTTTACTCGATCATCCAGAAGAGGCAGCAGTAGCTTATTGGACGGCTAAAAATCAAAAAGACTCAGGTTATGGAACGGATACATTAAGTGGCGCAAAAGGTTTTTATTTACCGATTGTCGCAAATGGTAAGACGTTAGCTGTTTTAGGGATTCGTCGCAGTCGCGGGCTGCCGATCGAGGATAGTCAATTGAATTATTTACGGTTAGTGTTGACCCAGCTTGCTGTTATCTTAGAGCAAACAGAGCTTAAGAATGAAAAAGAACAAATTGAGTTAGAAAATGAACGTGAAAAAGTTCGCAGTAATTTATTACGTGCGATCTCCCATGATTTGCGTACACCATTGACTGCGATTTCTGGGATTGCAGAAACACTCTTGCAAACAGATGAAGAGCTGAAACAAGCAACGCGCCAAAAATTGCTGACCGATATCCAGACAGAATCTCAATGGTTGATTCGAATGGTGGAGAATCTGTTGTCGATCACACGGATCAATATGGACACGATGCAAGTGAAAAAAACAACAGAACCGATTGAGGAAATCATCGAAGCAGTCTATGAACATGTCACAAAAGTTTATCCTGACAAGGAACTATTGGTTCATTTACCGACAGCGGTTTTATTTGTCGAAGTTGACCCTATCTTGATTGAGCAAGCGATGTTCAATCTGGTGGAAAATGCGTTTCGTCATGGATCGACACAAGGGCAAGTAGAAGTTAGCGTGTTTCAAGAGGGACAACAGGTCATTTGCGAAGTGAAGAATGATGGTGAAATCTCATTGAAGCAATATGAAAAAATCCAGATGAATCTATCTAATGAAGAAGAAGTACCAATCGATTCAAAAAATGGTCTTGGCATCGGATTAAGTATTGTCAAAACCATCATCCATGCCCATAATGGGAAATTAGAGATGGCTGTATCAGAAGGGAAAACAGTGGTTCGCATCTATTTGAACAAGAGTGAGGAGGTGACGTTACATGAGGAAAGTACTATTGATTGA
- a CDS encoding dihydrofolate reductase, translating to MFISMWAQDKNGLIGKDGLLPWRLPNDMRFFREHTVDRLLVMGRKTYEGMGDLSLPYRHIIVLTTQEDFEVKENAEVMHSIDELLAFAETVSEDIYVSGGSRIFQELLPQTGIIWRTLIDGEFEGDTYIGEIDFSDFELAEEHIGITDQENHYAHRFQKWVRK from the coding sequence ATGTTTATTTCCATGTGGGCCCAAGACAAGAATGGGTTGATCGGTAAAGATGGGTTATTGCCTTGGCGTTTGCCAAATGATATGCGTTTTTTCAGAGAACATACGGTGGATCGTTTATTAGTGATGGGGCGTAAAACATATGAAGGCATGGGCGACCTATCTCTTCCTTATCGCCACATCATCGTGTTGACTACCCAAGAAGATTTTGAGGTCAAAGAAAATGCAGAAGTCATGCATTCGATCGATGAATTATTGGCTTTTGCGGAGACTGTTTCAGAAGATATTTATGTTTCTGGTGGAAGTCGGATCTTTCAAGAACTATTGCCCCAGACTGGGATTATTTGGCGAACACTGATCGATGGTGAGTTTGAAGGAGATACGTATATTGGAGAGATCGACTTTAGTGATTTTGAACTAGCAGAAGAACATATCGGTATCACGGATCAAGAAAACCATTATGCCCATCGCTTCCAAAAATGGGTAAGAAAGTAA
- the kdpA gene encoding potassium-transporting ATPase subunit KdpA, with translation MMSAVFQGLFFFFILLVLAAPLGWYIKLIMTGETPKYVRFIQPIERFFYQLIGPESQKKMTAKRYLAHVLGIGICSLLFLTGLLMVQGWLPGNNGVENLSFDLAVNTAVSFVTNTNWQAYAGEVTLSNTTQMLGLTVQNFLSAAVGLAVLCALIRGIIQRKSSQLGNFWQDLVRSLLYIFLPLSLITAVLLISQGVVQTFSHGMSYTGLSGESLWLYLGPVASQVAIKQLGTNGGGFFGANSAHPFENPTIFSNFIENLAILLIPTALIFAFGYWVKEWKQGRTILIVSFVFLFAAFVGVAISEYHGPAFTDVLGSLNMEGKEVRFGVGWSSLWAVSTTAASNGSVNAMLDSFTPLGGGIPLFLMQLGEIIFGGVGSGLYGMLAFLLLTVFIAGLLVGRTPEYLGKKIEAFDIKMASLVILTPVLLTLFGTMAVSLHPDVLTWLTNKGPHGFSELLYNVTSLANNNGSAFGGLTADKPFLNLLGSVLMLCSRYIPIVAILFLAENMGRKKTIAINDGTLSTTNGTFISMLMIVILVVGALSFLPALALGPIADHFTLS, from the coding sequence ATGATGAGTGCAGTATTTCAAGGGTTGTTTTTCTTTTTTATTCTACTCGTTTTAGCCGCACCTCTTGGGTGGTACATCAAGTTGATCATGACAGGGGAAACACCAAAATATGTACGTTTCATCCAACCAATCGAACGCTTTTTTTATCAATTGATTGGTCCTGAGAGTCAAAAGAAAATGACGGCGAAGCGCTATTTAGCGCATGTGTTGGGTATTGGAATCTGTTCTTTGCTATTTTTAACCGGATTATTGATGGTCCAAGGTTGGCTTCCTGGCAATAATGGCGTGGAAAATCTGTCATTTGATTTAGCCGTGAATACAGCTGTTAGTTTTGTGACAAATACCAACTGGCAAGCTTACGCAGGAGAAGTGACACTGTCGAATACGACGCAAATGCTTGGTTTGACTGTTCAAAATTTCTTGTCAGCAGCTGTAGGTTTAGCGGTTCTTTGTGCATTGATCCGCGGCATCATCCAAAGGAAATCAAGCCAACTGGGCAATTTTTGGCAAGATCTAGTACGCAGTTTGCTTTACATTTTTTTACCACTTTCATTAATTACTGCTGTACTTCTGATTTCCCAAGGCGTGGTTCAAACGTTTAGTCATGGGATGTCATACACTGGTCTATCTGGAGAATCTTTATGGTTGTATCTAGGACCTGTGGCCAGTCAAGTAGCCATCAAGCAATTAGGAACCAATGGTGGTGGATTTTTTGGTGCAAATTCCGCTCATCCATTTGAGAATCCGACGATTTTTTCTAATTTCATCGAGAATCTCGCCATCTTGTTGATACCTACTGCATTGATTTTTGCTTTTGGCTATTGGGTCAAAGAATGGAAACAAGGTCGAACGATTTTGATCGTTTCGTTTGTTTTTCTTTTTGCAGCTTTTGTAGGTGTAGCAATTAGTGAATATCATGGGCCCGCTTTTACGGATGTTCTGGGTTCACTGAATATGGAAGGAAAAGAAGTACGTTTTGGTGTGGGTTGGTCAAGCTTATGGGCTGTTAGCACAACAGCGGCATCGAATGGATCAGTCAATGCGATGTTGGACAGTTTTACGCCTCTCGGTGGTGGTATTCCGCTTTTCTTGATGCAATTAGGGGAGATCATCTTTGGTGGTGTGGGTAGTGGATTATATGGCATGTTGGCATTTCTACTACTGACGGTTTTTATCGCTGGGCTACTTGTCGGGCGTACGCCAGAATATTTAGGCAAGAAAATCGAGGCTTTCGATATCAAGATGGCTAGTTTAGTGATTTTGACGCCAGTATTATTGACGTTGTTTGGTACGATGGCAGTTTCACTGCATCCTGATGTTTTAACTTGGTTGACCAATAAAGGGCCTCATGGATTTAGTGAGTTGCTTTATAATGTGACTTCTCTAGCAAATAATAACGGGAGTGCATTTGGTGGGTTGACGGCAGATAAACCGTTTCTAAATCTTTTAGGAAGTGTCTTGATGTTGTGCTCTCGCTACATTCCGATCGTTGCTATTTTGTTCTTGGCTGAAAACATGGGAAGGAAGAAAACCATCGCGATCAATGATGGAACACTTTCAACAACGAATGGCACATTCATCTCCATGTTGATGATTGTTATCCTTGTTGTCGGAGCATTGAGCTTTTTACCAGCGTTGGCATTAGGTCCGATCGCTGATCATTTTACCTTAAGTTAG
- a CDS encoding potassium-transporting ATPase subunit C, which produces MKKILRAQLSFLFLSILLLGGLYTVAVTGIGQLFFAHQANGSQEVVSGKVVGSSLIGQSFQQAAYFSGRGQDVTQLSPTSSEQKKLVEDKTKLAQQSNQTTEIPIDLVTNSASGVDPHISVVAAESQVSRIAKERGEDVTKIRAIIQEKAQKDWFSDRMFVNVLELNLSLDNM; this is translated from the coding sequence ATGAAAAAGATCCTTAGAGCACAGCTTAGTTTTTTATTCCTCAGCATCCTACTCCTCGGTGGGCTATACACCGTCGCTGTTACTGGTATCGGTCAACTTTTCTTTGCTCATCAAGCCAATGGTAGTCAGGAAGTCGTTTCAGGGAAGGTGGTTGGCTCTTCGTTGATTGGACAATCCTTTCAACAGGCAGCTTATTTTAGTGGAAGAGGGCAAGACGTGACCCAACTTTCACCAACCTCATCGGAGCAAAAGAAATTAGTAGAAGATAAAACGAAATTGGCACAACAAAGCAATCAAACTACGGAGATCCCAATCGATTTAGTCACAAACTCTGCAAGCGGTGTTGATCCGCATATCAGTGTGGTAGCCGCAGAAAGTCAAGTCTCTCGTATCGCTAAAGAGCGGGGAGAAGACGTTACTAAGATTCGTGCTATAATACAGGAAAAAGCACAAAAAGATTGGTTTTCAGATCGAATGTTTGTCAACGTGCTTGAATTGAATCTGTCACTTGATAACATGTAG